Proteins from a genomic interval of Pseudomonas asplenii:
- the tnpC gene encoding IS66 family transposase, with product MKSMPDNLPDDLQLLKQMLAKMQSRVGFLEEENALLRQRLFGRKSEQTADPATPQLALFNEAESVVEAIDENAEEEVVAPAKRRGKRKPLPADLPRIEVIHELPEHELTCACGCRKHSIGEEISEQLEIVPMQIRVIKHVRKIYGCRECEAAPVTADKPAQLIEKSMASPSVLAMLLTTKYVDGLPLHRFEKVLGRYGIDIPRQTLARWVIQCGEHFQPLLNLMRDRLLESRVIHCDETRVQVLKEPDREPSSQSWMWVQTGGPPDRPVILFDYSTSRAQEVPTRLLEGYRGYVMTDDYAGYNALGAQDGVERLGCWAHARRKFVEAQKVQPKGKTGRADIALNLINKLYGIERDLKASSDADRKIGRHEHSLPILAQLKSWIEKTQPQVTAQNALGKAISYLASNWSKLERYVEEGYLPMDNNAAERAIRPFVIGRKNWLFSDTPKGATASAQLYSLVETAKANGQEPYAWLRHALERLPTATSVEDYEALLPWNCEPRLHS from the coding sequence ATGAAATCCATGCCCGACAACCTTCCCGACGATCTCCAACTGCTCAAGCAAATGCTTGCGAAGATGCAGTCGCGGGTCGGTTTTCTAGAAGAAGAGAACGCATTGCTGCGCCAGCGCTTGTTCGGACGCAAGTCCGAGCAAACAGCCGATCCGGCCACACCGCAGTTGGCGCTCTTCAACGAAGCCGAAAGCGTCGTCGAAGCTATCGACGAAAACGCTGAAGAAGAGGTTGTCGCCCCCGCCAAGCGCCGTGGCAAGCGCAAGCCGCTGCCTGCCGATCTGCCGCGCATCGAAGTCATCCACGAACTGCCCGAGCACGAACTGACCTGCGCCTGCGGTTGCCGTAAACACAGCATTGGTGAGGAAATCAGCGAGCAGCTTGAGATCGTGCCAATGCAGATCCGCGTGATCAAGCATGTGCGCAAGATCTACGGTTGCCGTGAATGCGAAGCCGCCCCAGTCACTGCGGACAAGCCTGCTCAACTGATTGAAAAAAGCATGGCCAGCCCCAGCGTTTTGGCGATGTTGCTGACTACCAAATACGTTGACGGTTTACCGCTTCATCGATTTGAAAAAGTGTTGGGTCGCTACGGTATTGATATCCCGCGCCAGACTTTGGCTCGCTGGGTGATCCAGTGCGGCGAACACTTTCAGCCGCTGCTGAATTTGATGCGCGACCGGCTACTGGAAAGCCGCGTCATCCACTGCGACGAAACGCGCGTGCAAGTGCTGAAAGAACCAGATCGAGAACCGAGCAGCCAATCCTGGATGTGGGTGCAAACCGGCGGCCCACCGGATAGGCCGGTCATCCTTTTTGACTACTCCACCAGCCGTGCGCAGGAGGTGCCAACGCGCCTGCTCGAAGGTTATCGCGGTTACGTGATGACCGATGACTACGCCGGTTACAATGCCTTGGGCGCGCAGGACGGAGTTGAGCGTCTAGGCTGCTGGGCGCATGCGCGACGCAAGTTTGTTGAAGCACAGAAAGTGCAGCCCAAAGGTAAAACGGGACGTGCGGATATCGCGCTGAATCTGATCAACAAGCTGTATGGGATCGAACGCGACTTGAAGGCCAGTAGCGACGCTGATCGTAAAATCGGCCGTCACGAACATAGCCTGCCGATACTGGCTCAGTTGAAAAGCTGGATCGAAAAGACGCAGCCCCAGGTCACCGCTCAGAATGCCTTGGGCAAAGCCATCAGTTACCTCGCAAGTAACTGGAGCAAGCTGGAGCGATACGTCGAGGAAGGGTATTTGCCGATGGACAACAACGCGGCAGAACGCGCGATCCGCCCCTTCGTGATCGGAAGAAAGAACTGGCTGTTTAGCGACACGCCCAAGGGCGCGACGGCCAGTGCTCAACTTTACAGCTTGGTCGAGACTGCCAAAGCCAACGGCCAAGAGCCTTATGCGTGGCTGCGCCACGCACTGGAACGCCTGCCAACGGCGACTTCGGTTGAGGATTACGAAGCCTTGCTGCCGTGGAACTGCGAACCTCGACTTCACAGCTAA